One window of the Suricata suricatta isolate VVHF042 chromosome 7, meerkat_22Aug2017_6uvM2_HiC, whole genome shotgun sequence genome contains the following:
- the MOCS1 gene encoding molybdenum cofactor biosynthesis protein 1 isoform X4, with protein MPEEGVPLTPKADLLTTEEILTLAQLFVKEGVDKIRLTGGEPLIRPDVVDIVAQLHRLEGLRTIGITTNGINLARLLPQLQKAGLSAINISLDTLVPAKFEFIVRRKGFHKVMEGIHKAIDLGYSPVKVNCVVMRGLNEDELLNFVALTEGLPLDVRFIEYMPFDGNKWNFKKMVSYKEMLDTLRQQWPELEKLPEEESSTAKAFKIPGFRGQFSFITSMSEHFCGTCNRLRITADGNLKVCLFGNSEVSLRDHLRAGASEEELLQIIGAAVGRKKRQHAGMFSIAQMKNRPMILIELLLMLQDSPPAIPSISSQDPFRVQGIRHRVSFSNQMETLWKGCRGPGTPLLAQRWLGSSPPQRHCSSCQDSDTNPKCLSAVSQTPATPSGPLPTSDQLTHVDAEGRAAMVDVGGKPDTERVAVASAVVLLGPVAFKLVQKNQLKKGDALVVAQLAGVQAAKQTSQLIPLCHHVALSHVQVQLELDSTHHAVGIQASCRARGPTGVEMEALTAAAVAALTLYDMCKAVSRDIVVGEIKLISKTGGQRGDFHRT; from the exons CTCAGCTCCACCGGCTGGAAGGGCTGAGGACCATTGGCATCACCACCAACGGCATCAACCTAGCCCGGCTGCTGCCTCAACTTCAGAAAGCTGGGCTCAGTGCCATCAACATCAGCCTGGATACCCTGGTGCCAGCCAAGTTTGAGTTCATCGTCCGCAGGAAAG GCTTCCACAAGGTCATGGAGGGCATCCACAAGGCCATCGACCTGGGCTACAGCCCTGTGAAG GTGAACTGTGTGGTGATGCGAGGCCTAAACGAGGATGAGCTCCTGAACTTTGTGGCCTTGACTGAGGGCCTCCCCCTGGACGTGCGCTTCATAGAGTACATGCCCTTTGATG GCAACAAGTGGAACTTCAAGAAGATGGTCAGCTACAAGGAGATGCTGGACACCCTCCGGCAGCAGTGGCCAGAGCTGGAGAAGCTCCCCGAGGAGGAATCCAGCACAGCCAAG GCCTTTAAAATCCCTGGCTTCCGAGGCCAGTTCAGCTTCATCACGTCCATGTCTGAGCATTTCTGTGGAACCTGCAACCGACTACGAATCACAGCAGACGGGAACCTCAAG GTCTGCCTCTTCGGGAACTCAGAGGTGTCTCTCCGGGACCACCTGCGGGCGGGGGCCTCCGAGGAAGAGCTGCTGCAGATCATCGGTGCCGCTGTGGGCAGGAAGAAGCGGCAGcatgcag GCATGTTCAGTATTGCCCAGATGAAGAACCGGCCCATGATCCTCATCG AGTTACTTTTGATGCTCCAAGATTCCCCACCAGCCATTCCAAGCATTTCCTCCCAGGACCCCTTTCGTGTTCAGGGTATAAGACATAGAGTGAGTTTCTCCAACCAGATGGAGACTTTGTGGAAAGGATGCCGGGGCCCTGGGACCCCTCTCCTTGCCCAGAGGTGGCTGGGGTCCAGCCCCCCTCAGAGACACTGCAGTTCCTGCCAAGACTCAGACACCAACCCAAAGTGCCTTAGTGCAGTGTCCCAGACTCCTGCCACCCCCTCAGGACCCCTGCCAACCTCGGACCAACTAACTCATGTGGATGCAGAAGGACGCGCAGCTATGGTAGATGTTGGCGGGAAGCCGGACACGGAGCGGGTGGCCGTGGCCTCAGCTGTCGTCCTACTGGGGCCCGTGGCCTTCAAGCTTGTCCAGAAGAACCAGCTAAAGAAAGGAGATGCCCTGGTGGTGGCCCAGTTGGCCGGAGTCCAGGCTGCCAAGCAGACCAGCCAGCTGATTCCACTGTGCCACCACGTGGCCCTGAGCCACGTCCAGGTACAACTGGAGCTGGACAGCACACACCATGCCGTGGGGATCCAGGCATCTTGCCGGGCTCGGGGCCCCACGGGGGTGGAGATGGAAGCCTTGACCGCAGCTGCTGTGGCCGCCCTCACGCTGTACGACATGTGtaaggctgtcagcagagacatCGTGGTGGGGGAAATCAAGCTTATTAGCAAGACTGGGGGCCAGCGGGGGGACTTCCATCGGACGTAG